A genomic stretch from Ureibacillus composti includes:
- the purS gene encoding phosphoribosylformylglycinamidine synthase subunit PurS → MTKVKIYVTLRESVLDPQGSAVKGSLGKIGYNEVEDVRIGKYLEVTIGKTDRDIDTIVKEMCEKLLTNTVIEDYRFEVEEAN, encoded by the coding sequence ATGACTAAGGTTAAAATTTACGTTACTTTACGCGAGAGTGTTTTAGACCCACAAGGATCTGCAGTAAAAGGATCATTAGGGAAGATTGGTTATAACGAAGTAGAAGATGTACGAATCGGTAAATATTTAGAAGTAACAATTGGTAAAACAGATCGTGATATTGACACTATTGTGAAAGAAATGTGTGAAAAACTTCTTACAAATACAGTGATTGAAGACTATCGCTTCGAAGTCGAGGAGGCTAATTAA
- a CDS encoding phosphoribosylaminoimidazolesuccinocarboxamide synthase, giving the protein MNKGQLLYEGKAKRLYATDNEEILFVEYKNSATAFNGEKKAEIEGKGTLNNRITTVIFNKLKEHGIDSHFVEQISDHEQLVKKVDIIPIEVVVRNIAAGSLAKRLGVEEGTPLKRTIVEFYYKDDALGDPFINNDHIDILGIASKEEVDKLYELGLKVNSVLQPIFEEVSVILVDFKLEFGRDSEGNVLLADEISPDTCRLWDAETKQKLDKDVFRRDLGSLTEVYEIILSRLGGQ; this is encoded by the coding sequence ATGAATAAAGGTCAACTTTTATATGAAGGTAAAGCTAAACGATTATATGCTACAGATAATGAAGAAATATTGTTCGTTGAATATAAAAATAGTGCAACAGCCTTTAATGGTGAAAAAAAGGCAGAAATTGAAGGTAAAGGCACTTTAAACAACCGTATTACTACTGTGATATTCAATAAACTAAAAGAACATGGTATTGATTCACACTTCGTTGAACAAATTTCAGACCATGAACAATTAGTTAAAAAAGTTGACATTATTCCAATTGAAGTAGTTGTTCGAAATATTGCAGCAGGTAGTCTTGCAAAAAGACTAGGTGTTGAAGAAGGTACTCCTTTAAAACGAACAATAGTTGAATTTTACTATAAAGATGATGCACTAGGTGATCCATTCATTAATAACGATCATATTGATATTCTTGGTATTGCTTCGAAAGAAGAAGTAGATAAACTTTATGAATTAGGGTTGAAAGTAAATAGTGTATTACAACCAATCTTTGAAGAAGTTAGCGTTATTTTAGTTGACTTTAAACTCGAATTTGGTCGTGACTCAGAAGGCAATGTTTTACTTGCCGATGAAATTTCTCCAGACACATGTCGTTTATGGGATGCAGAAACAAAACAAAAATTAGATAAAGACGTATTCCGTCGTGATTTAGGTAGCTTAACAGAAGTATATGAAATTATTCTTTCTAGACTTGGAGGACAATAA
- the purB gene encoding adenylosuccinate lyase, producing MIERYTRPEMGAIWTEENKFKAWLEVEILACEAWSELGVIPKEDVTLLRQNASFDINRIYEIEQSTRHDVVAFTRAVSETLGEERKWVHYGLTSTDVVDTALSYLIKQANTILRKDIVNFIDILTEKAKEHKYTVMMGRTHGVHAEPTTFGLKLALWLEEMKRNLERFDYAAKVIETGKISGAVGTYANIDPFVEQYVCEKLGLQAAPISTQTLQRDRHAQYFSTLALIATSIEKFATEVRGLQKSETREVEEAFAKGQKGSSAMPHKRNPIGSENMTGMARLIRGYMLTAYENVSLWHERDISHSSAERVILPDATIALNYMLNRFGNIVKNLTVFPENMKRNMERTFGLIYSQRILLALIDKGLVREEAYDTVQPLTARAWDEQTQFRPLVEANEKITSLLTKEEIDDCFDYNYHIKNVDMIFERLGLN from the coding sequence ATGATCGAACGTTATACACGCCCAGAAATGGGAGCAATTTGGACAGAAGAAAACAAATTTAAAGCATGGTTAGAGGTAGAAATTTTAGCTTGTGAAGCTTGGTCAGAACTTGGGGTTATTCCTAAAGAAGATGTTACATTACTACGTCAAAATGCTTCTTTCGATATTAACCGTATTTATGAAATTGAACAATCAACTCGTCATGATGTTGTAGCTTTCACTCGTGCAGTTTCTGAAACATTAGGTGAAGAACGTAAATGGGTGCACTACGGCTTAACTTCTACAGACGTAGTAGATACTGCATTATCTTATTTAATTAAACAAGCAAACACAATTTTACGTAAAGATATTGTTAACTTCATTGATATCTTAACTGAAAAAGCAAAAGAACATAAATATACAGTTATGATGGGACGTACACATGGTGTTCATGCTGAACCAACTACATTTGGTTTAAAACTTGCTCTATGGCTTGAAGAAATGAAACGTAACTTAGAACGTTTCGACTACGCTGCTAAAGTAATTGAAACTGGTAAAATCTCAGGTGCTGTAGGTACTTATGCGAACATCGATCCATTTGTTGAACAGTATGTTTGTGAAAAATTAGGTTTACAAGCTGCACCAATTTCAACACAAACATTACAACGTGACCGTCACGCACAATACTTCTCTACATTAGCTTTAATTGCAACATCAATTGAAAAGTTTGCAACAGAAGTTCGTGGATTACAAAAATCAGAAACTCGCGAGGTGGAAGAAGCATTCGCAAAAGGTCAAAAAGGTTCTTCCGCAATGCCTCATAAACGTAACCCAATCGGTTCTGAAAATATGACAGGTATGGCTCGTTTAATTCGTGGTTACATGTTAACAGCATATGAGAACGTATCACTTTGGCATGAACGTGACATTTCACATTCATCTGCAGAACGTGTCATTCTTCCAGATGCAACGATTGCCCTTAACTACATGTTAAACCGTTTCGGTAATATTGTGAAAAACCTAACTGTATTCCCAGAAAACATGAAACGTAACATGGAACGTACATTTGGTTTAATTTACTCTCAACGCATTTTACTAGCTTTAATTGATAAAGGTCTAGTTCGCGAAGAAGCGTACGATACAGTTCAACCACTTACTGCACGTGCATGGGATGAACAAACGCAATTCCGTCCACTTGTAGAGGCAAATGAAAAAATTACTTCTCTACTAACAAAAGAAGAAATTGATGATTGCTTCGACTATAACTATCACATTAAAAATGTTGATATGATCTTCGAACGTCTTGGATTAAACTAA
- the purK gene encoding 5-(carboxyamino)imidazole ribonucleotide synthase — translation MTKVIYPGQTIGIIGGGQLGRMMALAAKEAGFKIAVLEPAMDSPCGQVADVRIVAPYDDEAALEELAEVSDVITYEFENIDFEGLKRLTEIAYVPQGADLVRITQNRVTEKEAIVNAGCPVAPYLVVNSYEELVEQIDQIGFPSIVKTARGGYDGKGQQQLNGVEDLPLAQKLFEHSQCVVEGFVPFTKEISVIVQRNGFGETYCLPVGENIHVHHILHETIVPARVADETLSLAQEAAMKIADYLKLVGTLAVEMFVLEDGQIVINELAPRPHNSGHYSIEACNISQFGQHVRAVCGWPLRQPKLMQPSIMVNLLGQHVVPLSNSISKYPNWSIHLYGKAEAKVNRKMGHVTIMTDDIEETLSEIEKSDIWSE, via the coding sequence GTGACAAAGGTAATTTATCCAGGTCAAACAATTGGAATTATTGGCGGTGGACAATTAGGAAGAATGATGGCGCTAGCTGCAAAAGAGGCAGGGTTTAAAATTGCGGTGTTAGAACCTGCTATGGATTCTCCTTGTGGCCAAGTTGCTGATGTTCGAATTGTAGCCCCTTATGATGATGAAGCTGCGTTAGAGGAATTAGCAGAAGTAAGTGATGTCATTACTTATGAATTTGAAAATATAGATTTTGAAGGGTTAAAGCGATTAACAGAAATAGCATATGTCCCTCAAGGTGCTGATTTAGTCCGTATAACTCAAAATCGTGTAACGGAAAAAGAGGCGATTGTGAATGCTGGGTGTCCAGTAGCTCCTTACTTAGTTGTAAACTCATATGAAGAGTTAGTCGAACAAATTGATCAAATTGGTTTCCCTAGTATTGTGAAAACAGCTCGTGGAGGCTATGATGGCAAAGGGCAGCAACAATTAAATGGGGTTGAAGATTTGCCGTTAGCCCAAAAGCTATTTGAACATTCACAGTGCGTTGTTGAAGGCTTTGTACCCTTTACAAAAGAAATATCCGTTATTGTGCAACGCAATGGGTTTGGCGAGACATATTGTCTTCCAGTAGGAGAAAACATCCATGTGCATCATATTTTACATGAAACAATTGTTCCAGCACGTGTTGCAGATGAAACATTATCACTTGCACAAGAGGCAGCAATGAAAATCGCGGATTATTTAAAACTTGTAGGGACATTAGCTGTGGAAATGTTTGTCCTTGAAGATGGGCAAATCGTGATTAATGAATTAGCGCCTAGACCTCATAACTCAGGGCATTATTCAATTGAAGCATGTAACATTTCACAATTTGGTCAGCATGTTCGCGCAGTTTGTGGATGGCCATTACGTCAGCCAAAATTAATGCAACCATCTATTATGGTTAATTTATTAGGGCAACACGTGGTACCATTAAGTAATTCCATATCAAAATATCCGAACTGGTCTATTCATTTATACGGTAAAGCAGAAGCAAAGGTAAATCGTAAAATGGGACATGTTACCATTATGACGGATGATATTGAGGAAACACTAAGTGAAATTGAGAAATCTGATATCTGGTCAGAGTAA
- the purE gene encoding 5-(carboxyamino)imidazole ribonucleotide mutase, giving the protein MNPKIGVIMGSSSDWETMKHACDILDELQVPYEKKVVSAHRTPDLMFEYAESARSRGIQVIIAGAGGAAHLPGMVAAKTTLPVIGVPVQSRALNGLDSLLSIVQMPGGVPVATVAIGKAGSTNAGLLAAQILSTTDQELAQLLDARRESIKQQVLESTGDLV; this is encoded by the coding sequence ATGAATCCAAAAATCGGAGTCATTATGGGAAGTTCAAGTGACTGGGAAACGATGAAACATGCTTGTGACATTTTAGATGAATTACAAGTACCTTATGAAAAGAAAGTAGTTTCTGCACATAGAACTCCAGACTTAATGTTTGAGTATGCAGAATCAGCACGTTCTAGAGGAATTCAAGTAATTATCGCTGGTGCTGGTGGTGCTGCTCACTTACCAGGGATGGTTGCTGCAAAAACAACGTTACCGGTAATTGGTGTTCCAGTTCAATCAAGAGCATTAAACGGATTGGATTCATTACTTTCTATCGTACAAATGCCTGGTGGAGTGCCAGTTGCAACGGTCGCAATTGGTAAAGCCGGTTCTACAAATGCAGGATTACTTGCTGCACAAATTTTATCAACGACAGATCAAGAATTAGCACAGCTACTTGATGCTCGTCGTGAATCGATTAAGCAACAAGTGTTGGAAAGTACAGGTGACTTAGTGTGA
- a CDS encoding NETI motif-containing protein, giving the protein MSKKQIWFEVEENETIEQCLERMKIEGYMPMGRKEEPMFHLVNGEPTYLRQKIKFKGIKVEN; this is encoded by the coding sequence ATGAGTAAAAAACAAATTTGGTTTGAAGTAGAGGAAAATGAAACAATTGAACAATGTCTAGAAAGGATGAAAATTGAAGGTTATATGCCAATGGGGCGTAAGGAAGAACCGATGTTTCATCTTGTAAATGGAGAGCCAACGTACTTACGTCAAAAAATTAAATTTAAAGGGATTAAAGTTGAAAACTAA
- a CDS encoding response regulator transcription factor, protein MEKKILIIEDEENIARVLQLELQFEGYIADVAHTGTTGLIKYREGSYDLVLLDLMLPEMNGLDVLKRIRATEQSTPVILLTARGEVEDKVKGLDLGANDYVTKPFEIEELLARIRATLRFAKPSSTQEEENLDLHLISYGQLSLHEQTREVLYYGAPIQLTPREYDLLNYLLKHPKQVLSREQILESVWGFDYYGDTNVVDVYIRYVRQKLEAAHNSRIIHTVRGVGYVLKESSS, encoded by the coding sequence ATGGAAAAGAAAATATTAATTATTGAAGATGAAGAGAACATTGCTCGTGTATTGCAGCTTGAACTTCAATTCGAAGGCTATATTGCAGATGTTGCACATACTGGTACAACCGGTCTGATTAAATACCGTGAAGGAAGTTATGATTTAGTTTTACTTGATTTAATGTTACCTGAAATGAATGGACTTGATGTTTTAAAGCGAATCCGTGCAACAGAACAATCAACTCCTGTCATATTATTGACAGCAAGAGGAGAGGTAGAAGATAAAGTGAAGGGCCTTGACCTCGGAGCAAATGATTACGTTACAAAACCATTTGAAATTGAAGAACTACTTGCTAGAATTCGTGCTACACTTCGGTTTGCTAAACCCTCTTCCACACAAGAAGAGGAAAATTTAGATCTTCATTTAATTTCATATGGTCAACTTTCACTTCATGAACAAACAAGAGAAGTTTTATATTATGGGGCTCCTATTCAATTAACCCCTCGTGAATACGATTTACTTAATTACTTACTTAAGCATCCAAAACAAGTATTATCACGTGAACAAATTTTAGAGTCAGTTTGGGGCTTTGACTATTATGGTGATACAAACGTTGTTGATGTATATATTCGATATGTTCGCCAAAAGCTTGAGGCAGCCCATAATTCTCGAATAATACATACGGTCCGTGGTGTTGGGTATGTATTAAAGGAGTCTAGTTCATGA
- a CDS encoding ATP-binding protein, with the protein MKLKSKIHLFTTILMLLLLVVINFSVYVLFEKISMNTESEQLNARSEELLMTLQSLDFSIDSDQVLRAYMPSNGAIRVVNEQEKPITIVEAALSFDQFDVKNFTNKGTYSISKLNDIPVIMVEVPAIWIDGSIVKLQMLQRLDEVASNMELLKLTLVVVIILATIPILLSNMILSGIILRPIEQLSAAMKKSSSSGTYEKIEEANDGRDELAQIGRTFNGMMKTLESNYKKQQQFVSNASHELKTPLTVIESYAKLLVRRGFSNEKVAYEALEAIVNESQRMKDMIEQMLQLAKNKENISLSITKIDLHKLIDNTLSQMQQAYNRHFELQSELHLDIYTDEQKLKQLLFILLDNARKYSEGQILVQISKQKAHIEIEIRDFGVGIPNDHIPHLFDRFYRVSQDRNRKTGGTGLGLSIAKELAELLQIEIKVESEVGVGTSFTLTIPIQMGELKEDSQ; encoded by the coding sequence ATGAAGCTTAAAAGCAAAATACATCTATTTACAACCATACTCATGCTACTTCTTTTAGTAGTAATCAATTTCAGTGTTTATGTATTATTTGAAAAGATCTCAATGAATACAGAGTCTGAACAGCTAAATGCAAGGTCAGAGGAGCTTTTGATGACGCTACAATCATTAGATTTCAGCATAGATTCAGATCAAGTACTAAGGGCTTACATGCCTTCAAACGGAGCCATTCGTGTAGTTAACGAGCAAGAGAAGCCAATCACAATAGTCGAAGCAGCTCTTTCATTTGATCAGTTTGACGTTAAAAATTTCACTAACAAAGGAACTTACTCCATTAGTAAACTTAATGATATACCTGTCATTATGGTTGAAGTTCCAGCGATATGGATAGACGGATCAATTGTTAAACTCCAGATGCTCCAACGACTAGACGAAGTAGCCTCCAATATGGAACTTTTAAAGCTCACTTTAGTCGTTGTCATCATTTTAGCTACTATCCCAATCCTATTGTCAAACATGATTTTAAGTGGAATCATTCTTCGTCCAATTGAACAATTAAGTGCTGCCATGAAAAAAAGCTCCTCCTCTGGTACCTACGAAAAAATAGAGGAAGCAAATGACGGACGTGATGAACTTGCCCAGATTGGCCGAACTTTTAATGGGATGATGAAAACGCTCGAATCGAACTATAAGAAACAACAGCAGTTCGTATCCAATGCCTCACACGAACTAAAAACGCCATTAACCGTCATCGAAAGTTATGCAAAACTTTTAGTACGACGTGGCTTTTCCAATGAAAAAGTAGCATATGAAGCTTTAGAGGCCATCGTGAATGAATCACAACGAATGAAAGATATGATTGAGCAGATGCTTCAACTTGCAAAAAATAAAGAAAATATTTCACTTTCCATTACGAAAATAGATCTGCATAAATTAATTGATAATACACTATCTCAAATGCAGCAGGCATACAACCGACATTTTGAGTTACAATCAGAACTTCATCTTGACATTTATACAGACGAACAAAAACTAAAGCAACTATTATTTATCCTCTTAGATAATGCCCGTAAATATAGTGAAGGTCAAATACTCGTCCAAATCTCAAAACAAAAGGCTCACATTGAAATTGAAATTCGAGATTTCGGAGTAGGCATTCCAAATGATCATATACCTCATTTATTTGATCGTTTTTATCGTGTTAGCCAAGATCGAAATCGTAAGACTGGTGGTACCGGGCTAGGTCTGTCCATTGCAAAAGAATTAGCCGAACTTCTACAAATTGAAATAAAAGTAGAAAGTGAAGTAGGCGTCGGTACATCATTTACGTTAACAATACCGATTCAGATGGGTGAACTAAAGGAGGATAGCCAATGA
- a CDS encoding PepSY domain-containing protein: MTAYKKWMISLIILMLGITVSVIWTIQDRFYKDELITIQEASKKIEALYGGSVESFEQKGNVFYMVLEKNGLSYNLQVDAKTGDLSSITKDPNSKTAIKTVDEVRSLLNTKKKGSILSIKLHENEEAPQYVVEASDQNTKKTIIVDAKTGEIVSEKVKEPNIASPPSSTVISIERAKQIALFQLSGTVQSVTYKDTSDGGYYLVFVNGSNMDATFEIHGISGKVLSVTQQLKPTDDDDDDDDDFDDDGDDDHSEDDDK, encoded by the coding sequence ATGACAGCTTATAAAAAGTGGATGATTTCATTAATCATACTGATGCTTGGCATTACAGTTAGTGTCATTTGGACTATTCAGGACCGATTTTATAAAGATGAGCTGATAACAATACAAGAAGCGTCAAAAAAAATAGAAGCCCTTTACGGTGGCAGCGTAGAATCATTTGAACAAAAAGGCAATGTCTTTTATATGGTACTTGAAAAAAATGGTCTTTCATATAACTTACAAGTCGATGCAAAGACAGGTGATCTTTCATCCATTACAAAAGACCCTAATTCCAAAACTGCAATTAAAACAGTGGATGAAGTTCGTTCATTATTAAATACAAAAAAGAAAGGGTCCATTTTATCAATTAAACTACATGAGAATGAAGAAGCTCCACAATATGTCGTAGAGGCTTCTGATCAAAATACAAAGAAAACTATTATTGTTGACGCTAAAACAGGTGAAATAGTATCTGAAAAAGTTAAGGAACCAAATATTGCTTCCCCCCCTAGTTCAACAGTTATTTCAATCGAACGTGCAAAGCAAATCGCCCTTTTCCAATTAAGTGGAACAGTTCAATCTGTTACGTATAAAGATACATCTGACGGTGGTTATTATTTGGTTTTTGTTAATGGAAGCAATATGGATGCCACTTTTGAAATCCACGGAATATCAGGTAAAGTTCTTTCAGTAACACAACAACTAAAACCTACAGATGATGATGATGATGATGATGATGACTTTGACGATGATGGTGACGATGACCATAGCGAGGATGATGACAAATAA
- a CDS encoding PepSY domain-containing protein, producing the protein MKKIVLVPTLLGVMGIGGFIAIVGGDLISSANSSEKLTVEQIEKKALQAVNGRITELEFEKEGTRSFYEVEVTTKDAEYDLKFDALTGELLKKDKDLLDLDDRRNGDFSDNPTSENTIVNSIKVDDQDDKQVQQPVKTQSTTATQKTETQKSTNPTPTKVVVTYDDDLYDDDRYDDDLYDDDRYDDDDNDDDDRYDDDDN; encoded by the coding sequence ATGAAAAAGATAGTTTTAGTTCCAACATTATTAGGTGTTATGGGTATTGGAGGATTCATCGCTATTGTAGGTGGGGATCTAATTAGTTCTGCCAATAGCTCAGAAAAACTAACAGTTGAGCAAATTGAAAAGAAAGCACTCCAAGCAGTTAACGGAAGAATTACAGAGCTTGAGTTTGAAAAAGAAGGCACGAGAAGCTTTTACGAGGTCGAGGTAACTACAAAAGATGCAGAATATGATTTGAAATTTGACGCACTAACTGGTGAATTGCTAAAAAAAGATAAGGATTTATTAGACTTAGATGATCGACGCAATGGCGATTTTAGTGATAATCCAACTAGTGAAAATACTATTGTTAACAGTATTAAGGTTGATGATCAGGATGATAAACAAGTTCAGCAACCTGTGAAGACCCAATCAACAACTGCAACTCAAAAAACAGAAACACAAAAAAGCACTAACCCTACACCAACAAAAGTAGTAGTTACGTATGATGACGACCTTTACGACGATGATCGTTATGATGATGACCTATATGACGACGATCGATACGATGATGATGATAACGACGATGACGACCGTTATGACGATGATGATAATTAA